The genome window TTCCACCTGTCTGAATTGCTTTTATAACTAACGGAAACATATTAATAAAGCGGATTGTTCCGTAAGATTCAAAAATTTCTGCCGCAATAGCCGCACTTTTTTTATTCTTTGTGTTCCTAAATATAGAATACAATTTTGCATCCGGCTCATCTTCACTTACTACATAGCCTACTGCATTGGAATTGATTCCAAATAATTTTGCCGCTTTATCGGTTGTCTTTTCCACATAAACTGCCTTTTTCTTAGGATCCGCAAATCTTTTAATCAACTGCATAGAATCCGCACGATATATTACCATAAACTTATTCGTAAACCAATCTACAATAAGTTTTGTAAATTTCTGTGAAAAAATGAGTTTAAATCCATTTGTTAAAAACAATTCCTCTTGACTTAAACTGTTCTTTGCAATCTCATTTACACTTTCTGTATTTAGTTTTGCCACGTCAGAGAGGTATCTTTTGATTACTTTCATATTCCCAATATGCAAATCTTCTGCGCGTTTAAAAACCGGCTCTCCATTTACAAAAAGGCTTTCAAATGTTATTTTTCTTGGATATTCTTCATCCAGGAATGTTCCTAAATCAATTGCCAATTCATACAAAATCCTAAATTTATCATCTGCTTCTTCTTCATAAAACTCGGTAGAAAAATAGACCTGCTTTCCTTCCGTTTCATTATTATTAGGAATTAACTCCAATGCCGCCGCTGCCGGATTTGGTGAAGATTTTTCATCAGAATTTCTGACATTCCCTCGTAATACAATTGCGCGAAATACGTCCATTGCGCCTATAATATTCGTCTTTCCTGCAGCATTCGGTCCATAAATTACAGAGGAACTCAATCCTCTAATCTCTTTCCCTTTTATTTTAGTTTTCATCAAACTGTAATCTAGTCCTTTCTGCTTTGGCGCAGCGACCATAGAGAAACTGGCTTCTTCTATAAATGATTTATAATTCTTTGTCTTAAATTCGAGAAGCATATAGCCACCTCCATTCTGCAATTTTTTTGCAAAATCACATTATAATTATATATCTATTATTATCATACGTCAACAATCTTATTCTGGCAGCAAAAAGGAGATTCTCTCCATCCCTCACGATTTCAAGAATCCCCTCTTCCATTTCATACCGCCCGAAAATCCATTTCCCCGGACAGCACCATTTCAATCACAATCCTATTTCCGCTCAATCCTAAGCGCCATGATCAGGAAATTCAGAAGCACAAATCCCACGATCATACTGGTCAGATAGATCTGAATTCCGGAAAGCTGCGCGGTCATCGCCGCCAGAGACTCTTTGCCTGCTCCGGTCAGATAAGCCGTCATCTTATTAGTCGCTACGATCCCGATACACATCGGGAAAGTCATGCCTGCAAATCCCGGTGCAAAGGAAAATGCGAAAAATTTCGGCAGCTTAATAATGATAAATGCAATCGAAGCCAGCACACAGCCATAAAGTACAAATAGCAGAACCTGATTCGGATCCTGTACCAGATTCAGGTAGCTTACCACGCACAGACTACACGGCGCAAGGAGCACTGCCATCGTATGGTAGACCGGCGGTTTTACCTCTACCGTAAAGAGTCGCCACAGCATGAACGGCAGAATCACAAAATAAACGATAATTCCATAGTAAAGCACGTATTTCAAAACATGCGCGATATTCATCGGTCCGCCGATGACACAGCTCACCATGATTCCGTTGTAGGTAACGAACCAGCTCGGCATAAAGGTGTTGATATCCCGTTTTTTAATCACATTGCGATAGGTAAATATCAGAATATGCACCGCATGAATCGCAACGGCCGCCAGTACCATGCCTTTTCCAAGTGCCGGAACATAATCAAAATAATAACTTCCCAGAATCATCATCACCATCGTAAATCCCGCGTACAGGCTGCAGGGAATTACCGTCTCATATTCCTTCTTGCAGGTTCCCGGGAACCTGACGATCTTCACAATGTAAAGCAGCAGCACAATGGTCGCCGTCCACATCGTCAAATGTCTCACCCAGGTATATCCCATTCCCGAATACACATTACTTAAAGTCAAAGCTCCCACAAAAGTCGGCAGCACCGGAACCGGCATTCTCTCTAATCTCTCCATCTATTCTCTCCTTCCTTCTCCCGCAGGCGGGTCTACTCTTCTTCAAAATAATACTCAAAATTCTCCTTCATATGGAAAAAGTCAGAGTAATCAATATCAAATATCGGTTTCTTCACCCTGCGCACATCGATTTTCCGCGCGATCAGCTGCTGCAGGATTCCGCCATAAGCAAGATCCCCCTGAAGAACCGCTCCCACGATTTTCCCATTTTTATGTAAAATCTTCTTGTAGGAGTCTTTCGTCTTCTTCACTTCCACTTCGATATCCTCTCCTTCCAGATTCACATCTCCTAAAGACATACTTGGAATTCCAAGGAAATTCATGGTGGACTTGCTGGCGAAGAAATCCGTCATCTTCCGCGGCACGCCTGCCATGTTGCTTGCAGCCACGATTCCTTCCTTGACTGCCACCGGCCAAATCGGGCTACTTCCCGATACGTCTCCGGCTCCGTAAATATTGTCGTCGCTGGTCTTTCCGGTCTCGTCATACACAAGTCCGAAACGGCTCAGCTCAATTCCTGTTCCCTCGAGGAATTCTACGTTAGAGCGCACGCCCGCAGTCACAACCACAAAGTCGCATGGAAGTCTGGTCCCATCGGTCAGAACTGCCTCCGTAATCCGGTTCTCCTCATCTAAAGTCACTTCTGCAATACCCACGCCATAATATTGTTTCACGCCGCGCCCTGCAAATGCGTCCTGGTAAGCCTCGGCTGCTCTTTTGTCAAGCTGCTTCGATAACAGCCAGCCCGCCATTTCCACCAGCGTCACCTTGACGCCCAGCTCCAGGAAACCGCTGGCACAGTCAAGCCCGACAAGTCCCGCGCCCATGACGATGATATGCTTCGCATGTTTTGCCGCGTCCTTTAATACTTCCATATCCTCAATATTGCGGAAACCAACCACATTTTTTGCTTCTTTCAAATTCTTTACCGGCGGCACAAAGGTGTGGGAGCCGGTGGCAATCAGGAGTTTGTCATAGCTGACGGTCTCGCCATTTTCCAGCACCACTTCTTTTTCTTCCGGCTTAAGATGCGTGCAGCTTCTTTCCTTAAACCAGGTAATGCCATAAAGCGTTTCAAAATCCTTCTCCGCAAAACAGAGCCTCTCCATCGTCCGCTTACCGCCAAGGTACTGATGCAGGATACAACGAGAATAGATCTCTTTATCCTTGGAAATCAGAACGATCTCACTATCCGCATCCAGCCGTCTAAGCTCTCTGACCCCGTTCACGCCGGCTGCCGAGGAGCCCAATACTACATATTTCATGATTCCCGCACCTCCTCAAGAGTGATGGCCTGCATCGGACATTTTTCCACGCACATCGGGTTCGCGCTTCCATCTTCCGTCCGATGTACACACATGTTACATTTCATGATCTCCACGTTGCGGATACTGTCGTACTTCAA of Roseburia hominis contains these proteins:
- a CDS encoding FAD-dependent oxidoreductase, whose translation is MKYVVLGSSAAGVNGVRELRRLDADSEIVLISKDKEIYSRCILHQYLGGKRTMERLCFAEKDFETLYGITWFKERSCTHLKPEEKEVVLENGETVSYDKLLIATGSHTFVPPVKNLKEAKNVVGFRNIEDMEVLKDAAKHAKHIIVMGAGLVGLDCASGFLELGVKVTLVEMAGWLLSKQLDKRAAEAYQDAFAGRGVKQYYGVGIAEVTLDEENRITEAVLTDGTRLPCDFVVVTAGVRSNVEFLEGTGIELSRFGLVYDETGKTSDDNIYGAGDVSGSSPIWPVAVKEGIVAASNMAGVPRKMTDFFASKSTMNFLGIPSMSLGDVNLEGEDIEVEVKKTKDSYKKILHKNGKIVGAVLQGDLAYGGILQQLIARKIDVRRVKKPIFDIDYSDFFHMKENFEYYFEEE
- a CDS encoding TDT family transporter translates to MERLERMPVPVLPTFVGALTLSNVYSGMGYTWVRHLTMWTATIVLLLYIVKIVRFPGTCKKEYETVIPCSLYAGFTMVMMILGSYYFDYVPALGKGMVLAAVAIHAVHILIFTYRNVIKKRDINTFMPSWFVTYNGIMVSCVIGGPMNIAHVLKYVLYYGIIVYFVILPFMLWRLFTVEVKPPVYHTMAVLLAPCSLCVVSYLNLVQDPNQVLLFVLYGCVLASIAFIIIKLPKFFAFSFAPGFAGMTFPMCIGIVATNKMTAYLTGAGKESLAAMTAQLSGIQIYLTSMIVGFVLLNFLIMALRIERK
- a CDS encoding ATP-binding protein; translation: MLLEFKTKNYKSFIEEASFSMVAAPKQKGLDYSLMKTKIKGKEIRGLSSSVIYGPNAAGKTNIIGAMDVFRAIVLRGNVRNSDEKSSPNPAAAALELIPNNNETEGKQVYFSTEFYEEEADDKFRILYELAIDLGTFLDEEYPRKITFESLFVNGEPVFKRAEDLHIGNMKVIKRYLSDVAKLNTESVNEIAKNSLSQEELFLTNGFKLIFSQKFTKLIVDWFTNKFMVIYRADSMQLIKRFADPKKKAVYVEKTTDKAAKLFGINSNAVGYVVSEDEPDAKLYSIFRNTKNKKSAAIAAEIFESYGTIRFINMFPLVIKAIQTGGTLVVDEFDASIHPMALMSIINAFHNDDINIHHAQLIFNTHNPIFLNSNLFRRDEIKFVERDDDNHQSILYALSDFGTAGDKGVRKYEDYMGKYFISQYGAIKDIDFTPIFEEILEREEEV